Proteins encoded within one genomic window of Aerococcus viridans:
- the purD gene encoding phosphoribosylamine--glycine ligase, which translates to MKILIIGAGGREHAIAWKLAQSNRPVDIFLAPGNAGTASDYTNVPIDVMDFDRLLDFALTEAIELVIVGPEDPLCAGIVDLFQEAGIAVFGPDKISAQLEASKDLTKQFLNKYQIPTANSFTTADYAQAKAYINQADLPIVIKADGLCKGKGVVICHSLEAAETTLKDMLLDQSFGDSASQVVIEDYLDGYEQSLLCFVSNNQLVPMETAQDYKKAFDGDLGPNTGGVGVYSLPRTPETTDPALEAQIKAILGQIERGLIAEKFSFYGILFIGFMIQDGQAKVLEFNVRFGDPETEVLLPRLESDLLTVFEKTLAGTLKPTDLTWSKQAAVGVVLYSKGYPGAYDNHVAIESLPEGALIFHNGTTTDEAGQLITNGGRVLTPVALADDIQSARQAAYKLVDQIHGASLTYRTDIAKL; encoded by the coding sequence ATGAAAATTTTAATTATTGGTGCTGGTGGTAGAGAACATGCCATTGCTTGGAAATTAGCCCAGTCCAACCGACCAGTTGATATTTTTCTAGCACCTGGAAATGCAGGTACGGCAAGTGATTATACCAATGTCCCAATCGACGTGATGGACTTTGACCGCTTACTTGATTTTGCCTTAACTGAGGCCATCGAGCTGGTGATTGTAGGGCCAGAGGATCCGCTTTGTGCCGGCATTGTTGACCTTTTCCAAGAGGCTGGTATTGCTGTTTTTGGTCCAGACAAAATAAGCGCCCAACTAGAAGCTAGCAAGGATTTGACCAAGCAATTTTTGAATAAATATCAAATTCCAACTGCTAACTCTTTTACCACAGCTGACTATGCTCAAGCCAAGGCCTATATCAACCAAGCTGACCTGCCAATCGTTATTAAGGCGGACGGTTTATGCAAGGGCAAGGGCGTTGTGATTTGTCACAGTCTTGAAGCAGCAGAAACTACTTTAAAAGACATGTTGCTTGATCAAAGTTTCGGTGATTCCGCTAGCCAAGTCGTTATTGAAGACTATTTAGACGGCTATGAGCAGTCACTTTTATGTTTCGTGTCCAATAACCAATTGGTACCCATGGAGACGGCCCAAGATTATAAGAAGGCATTTGATGGCGATTTAGGGCCCAATACGGGTGGCGTGGGTGTTTATTCTTTACCAAGAACGCCTGAAACCACTGATCCAGCCTTGGAGGCACAGATCAAAGCTATTTTGGGGCAGATTGAACGTGGGTTAATCGCTGAAAAATTTTCTTTTTATGGGATTTTATTTATCGGCTTTATGATTCAAGATGGCCAAGCGAAAGTCTTGGAATTTAATGTCCGTTTTGGGGATCCTGAGACGGAAGTGCTTTTACCTAGACTTGAAAGTGACTTGCTGACGGTATTTGAAAAGACCCTAGCTGGCACTTTAAAACCCACAGATTTAACCTGGTCTAAACAAGCTGCAGTCGGTGTAGTCTTATATTCTAAAGGCTATCCTGGTGCTTACGACAACCATGTTGCGATTGAATCCTTACCTGAAGGCGCCTTGATTTTCCATAACGGGACGACGACAGATGAAGCAGGGCAATTGATTACAAACGGTGGTCGTGTCCTCACGCCAGTTGCCTTAGCAGATGACATTCAAAGCGCCCGCCAGGCAGCCTACAAGCTTGTGGACCAGATTCACGGTGCATCACTGACTTACCGGACCGATATTGCCAAGTTATAA
- the purH gene encoding bifunctional phosphoribosylaminoimidazolecarboxamide formyltransferase/IMP cyclohydrolase, with product MKRALISVYDKTGIVEFATKLDQLGWEIISTGGTKSLLEEAGIKVIAVEEVTNSPEILQGRVKTLHPHIHGGILFNRDIPEHQETVDELGIHAIDMVINSLYPFEETVNNTASSKAEIIEKIDVGGPSMIRAAAKNYKDVLIVTDAADYDLVADALENDKNTLELRENLAAKAFRLTAFYDAMIAEYFTGLADEKFPELLTKAFRYKEELRYGENPHQAAVYYESPLEDDFDLEQLHGKQISYNNYNDMRANMDLVQEFDEPVCVAVKHANPCGVAVADTPADAYRKAFAGDPVSIFGGIIGFNRTVDAETAEELSKIFLEIIVAPDFTEEAFAILAKKKNLRLVKSTKLGEFKGKGTTYKETVGGLLIQDKDLPIYAETGLELKTDRQVTDKELEDMDFAWKVAKHCASNAMVIAKDKQTYALGHGEVRRVWALEDALQRSEFPLEGAVVASDGFFFPDTIDSLHEYGIKAIVQPGGSVQDEKVIQAAKAYDISVVFTGMRHFKH from the coding sequence ATGAAAAGAGCTTTAATTTCTGTTTACGATAAGACTGGTATTGTTGAATTTGCGACCAAATTAGACCAATTAGGTTGGGAAATCATCTCTACAGGTGGGACAAAATCTTTATTAGAAGAAGCTGGAATCAAGGTGATTGCTGTTGAAGAAGTAACCAATTCACCTGAAATTTTACAGGGGCGTGTGAAGACCTTACATCCACATATTCATGGTGGGATCTTATTCAACCGTGACATTCCTGAACATCAAGAAACAGTTGACGAGTTAGGGATTCATGCCATTGATATGGTCATCAACAGCTTATATCCATTTGAAGAAACCGTAAATAATACGGCCTCATCTAAGGCAGAAATTATCGAAAAAATCGATGTTGGTGGTCCTTCAATGATCCGTGCAGCAGCTAAAAACTACAAAGACGTCTTAATTGTTACAGACGCAGCGGATTATGATTTAGTTGCTGACGCTTTGGAAAATGATAAGAATACTCTTGAATTACGGGAAAATCTAGCGGCAAAAGCCTTTAGATTAACGGCTTTCTATGATGCCATGATCGCTGAATACTTTACTGGCCTAGCTGATGAAAAATTCCCAGAACTATTAACAAAAGCCTTCCGTTATAAGGAAGAATTGCGTTACGGTGAAAACCCTCACCAAGCGGCTGTTTACTATGAAAGTCCGCTTGAAGATGACTTTGACTTAGAACAATTACACGGGAAACAAATTTCTTACAACAACTACAATGACATGCGGGCCAATATGGACCTTGTCCAAGAGTTTGACGAGCCAGTTTGTGTGGCAGTCAAACATGCCAATCCATGTGGGGTAGCGGTTGCTGATACACCGGCAGACGCATACAGAAAAGCATTTGCTGGGGACCCAGTGTCTATTTTCGGTGGGATTATTGGTTTTAACCGCACGGTTGATGCTGAAACGGCTGAAGAATTGTCGAAAATTTTCCTAGAAATTATTGTGGCGCCTGACTTTACGGAAGAAGCTTTTGCCATTTTGGCCAAAAAGAAAAATCTACGTTTAGTTAAATCGACTAAATTAGGTGAATTCAAGGGTAAAGGGACAACTTATAAGGAAACAGTGGGCGGCTTGTTAATCCAAGATAAAGACTTACCAATCTACGCGGAAACAGGTCTTGAACTTAAAACAGACCGTCAAGTAACCGACAAAGAGTTAGAAGATATGGACTTTGCTTGGAAAGTGGCTAAACACTGTGCGTCAAACGCTATGGTCATTGCAAAGGACAAACAAACCTACGCTTTAGGTCACGGGGAAGTGCGTCGCGTATGGGCGCTTGAAGATGCCTTACAACGGTCTGAATTCCCGTTAGAAGGGGCAGTTGTCGCTTCAGACGGCTTTTTCTTCCCAGATACCATCGACAGTTTACATGAATATGGCATTAAAGCCATCGTACAACCAGGTGGTTCTGTCCAAGATGAGAAAGTGATTCAAGCAGCTAAAGCTTACGATATTTCAGTTGTGTTCACTGGCATGCGTCATTTCAAACACTAA
- the purN gene encoding phosphoribosylglycinamide formyltransferase gives MIKIGVLISGGGTNLQAIIDACRLGDLPAEVSVVISNKVDAYGLERAKKAGIDQVYTNDDEQILATLQGYDVDIVVLAGYLKLIAKDLVQAFEGRMLNIHPSLIPAFSGKGYYGLKVHQAAINRGVKVTGATVHLVDENFDEGKILIQEVVAVLPTDTAETLQARVLAVEHSILVTAIAEVIGGLGG, from the coding sequence ATGATCAAAATTGGCGTTTTAATTTCTGGCGGTGGAACCAATCTGCAGGCCATTATAGATGCTTGTCGTCTAGGTGACCTACCAGCTGAAGTGTCAGTAGTTATTTCAAATAAGGTGGATGCTTATGGTTTAGAACGAGCCAAAAAGGCTGGGATTGACCAAGTTTATACCAATGATGATGAGCAGATTCTAGCGACTTTACAGGGCTATGACGTGGATATTGTGGTTTTAGCAGGATACTTGAAATTGATTGCCAAAGACTTGGTCCAAGCTTTTGAAGGCCGGATGTTGAATATTCATCCGTCACTTATTCCGGCATTCTCAGGTAAGGGGTATTACGGGTTGAAAGTCCATCAAGCAGCCATTAATCGCGGGGTTAAAGTAACTGGGGCGACCGTTCATTTAGTGGATGAAAACTTTGATGAGGGGAAAATCTTGATTCAAGAAGTCGTTGCTGTTTTGCCGACAGACACTGCAGAAACCTTGCAGGCACGCGTTTTAGCAGTAGAACACAGTATATTAGTCACAGCTATTGCTGAGGTCATTGGCGGTCTAGGCGGCTAG
- the purM gene encoding phosphoribosylformylglycinamidine cyclo-ligase: MGLDYKSAGVNKEAGYQQVQLIKDMMKATYTDQVMTETGGFSGMVELGAPDMKAPVLVSGTDGVGTKLMVAQEVGIHDTVGIDLVAMCVNDIICQGAKPLFFLDYIATGKLVPEKMASIVQGVADGCKQAGAALIGGETAEMPGMYGEDDYDLAGFAVGLVDKEKIISGKDIKAGDIAIALPSSGVHSNGFSLVRAILEKNKIDFNDQYRDTNKTVGEVLLTPTKIYAKDVLALVNAMTVKGLAHITGGGLFENVPRTLPEGLGLTVNRDQIPTLDIFDYLQDLGQVAEDEMFGTFNMGIGMVIFLDPADVDAALQVLAANDSGAFKLGQVTTQADGVSFV; the protein is encoded by the coding sequence ATGGGATTAGATTATAAGTCTGCTGGGGTCAACAAAGAAGCCGGCTACCAGCAGGTGCAATTAATTAAAGACATGATGAAAGCCACTTATACAGATCAGGTGATGACTGAAACGGGTGGCTTTTCAGGTATGGTTGAACTGGGTGCGCCGGATATGAAGGCGCCCGTTTTAGTTTCAGGGACTGACGGCGTAGGAACTAAATTAATGGTGGCCCAAGAAGTTGGTATCCATGACACCGTTGGGATTGATCTTGTTGCGATGTGTGTCAATGATATTATCTGCCAAGGTGCCAAGCCCTTATTTTTCCTGGACTATATTGCGACAGGTAAATTAGTCCCCGAGAAAATGGCCAGTATCGTCCAAGGCGTAGCCGATGGTTGTAAACAAGCTGGTGCTGCCTTAATCGGTGGTGAAACTGCTGAAATGCCAGGTATGTACGGCGAAGACGACTATGATTTAGCTGGATTTGCTGTCGGTCTTGTCGATAAAGAAAAAATCATTTCAGGAAAAGACATCAAAGCGGGCGATATCGCTATTGCCTTGCCGTCTTCAGGTGTTCATTCTAATGGGTTTTCTTTGGTTAGAGCCATATTAGAAAAAAATAAGATTGATTTTAATGATCAATATCGAGATACTAATAAGACGGTGGGCGAAGTTTTACTGACACCTACAAAAATCTATGCTAAAGATGTGCTGGCTTTAGTCAATGCCATGACTGTTAAAGGTTTGGCTCATATTACAGGCGGTGGTTTATTTGAAAACGTACCGCGTACTTTACCTGAAGGGCTTGGTTTAACGGTTAATCGTGATCAAATCCCAACGCTAGATATTTTTGATTATTTACAAGATCTAGGCCAGGTGGCAGAGGATGAAATGTTTGGAACCTTTAACATGGGGATCGGCATGGTCATTTTCCTAGACCCAGCGGATGTTGATGCGGCCTTACAAGTTTTAGCGGCTAATGACAGCGGCGCCTTTAAATTAGGTCAGGTGACGACGCAAGCTGATGGAGTATCTTTTGTATGA
- a CDS encoding amidophosphoribosyltransferase encodes MSGILGVYAFDNIEAFPHLYYGLYALQHRGQAAVGIGTITPDGDSQLIREKGLISEHFGDGLIEHMPGNKGIGFVQYPFENRESEPMPFYHEGALMAIDGEIENEDFTYQACIEVLGQDVEIIKAYFEALIGKFTLIYMNNDRFIAYKHLDGIKPLAIGKMDDTIIASSETAAIDSIAGHVTREIQPGELFVQTKTQCISYYLSANMAATENLDAFEFIYTARPDSILDGISVYDARYRLGETLWQEDQLHKGIVIGAPESGVISSMGYAKASGLPYEQGFVRNRYIGRTFIQSSQTIRERNIEIKLTPIKSIVANREVILIDDSIVRGSTIKRTVNTLKEAGASKIHVRIAAPPVVKGESMTVDIPDKHQLVAYNRTIEEVRDLIGCDSLKYISLDGFHRAIGRNKLYEPYFTEE; translated from the coding sequence ATGAGTGGTATTTTAGGCGTTTACGCTTTCGATAATATTGAAGCATTTCCGCATCTATATTACGGTCTCTATGCTTTGCAACACCGAGGGCAAGCGGCTGTCGGTATTGGGACCATTACGCCAGATGGTGACAGTCAATTGATCCGTGAAAAAGGGTTAATCAGTGAACATTTTGGTGACGGTTTGATTGAACATATGCCGGGGAATAAGGGGATTGGATTTGTCCAATACCCCTTTGAAAACCGGGAAAGTGAGCCTATGCCTTTCTACCATGAAGGGGCTTTAATGGCGATTGATGGGGAAATTGAAAATGAAGATTTCACCTACCAGGCTTGTATTGAAGTGCTAGGGCAAGATGTTGAAATAATTAAGGCTTATTTTGAAGCTTTAATCGGGAAATTTACCTTGATTTATATGAACAACGATCGGTTTATCGCCTATAAACATTTAGACGGGATTAAACCCTTAGCCATTGGGAAGATGGACGATACCATCATTGCGAGTTCAGAAACGGCAGCGATTGATTCGATTGCTGGGCACGTGACTCGTGAAATCCAACCGGGTGAATTGTTTGTTCAAACAAAAACACAATGCATTTCTTACTACCTATCGGCCAACATGGCAGCAACCGAAAACCTGGATGCCTTCGAGTTTATTTATACGGCGCGTCCGGATTCCATTCTAGACGGGATTTCTGTCTATGATGCGCGTTATCGTTTAGGGGAAACCTTGTGGCAAGAAGACCAATTGCACAAAGGCATTGTGATTGGGGCACCAGAATCGGGTGTGATTTCGTCTATGGGTTACGCTAAGGCGTCAGGATTACCCTATGAGCAAGGATTTGTCCGTAACCGCTATATTGGCCGGACCTTTATTCAGTCATCGCAAACCATTCGCGAACGAAATATTGAAATCAAATTGACCCCAATTAAAAGTATTGTGGCCAACCGTGAAGTCATTTTAATCGATGATTCGATTGTGCGAGGTTCAACTATTAAACGAACGGTCAACACCTTAAAGGAAGCAGGGGCAAGTAAGATTCATGTGCGAATTGCTGCGCCACCAGTTGTGAAGGGTGAATCGATGACCGTGGATATTCCAGACAAGCACCAACTTGTGGCTTACAACCGGACGATTGAGGAAGTGAGAGACCTGATTGGCTGTGACAGCTTGAAATATATTTCTTTAGATGGCTTTCACCGTGCCATCGGGCGCAATAAACTGTATGAACCTTATTTTACTGAAGAATAA
- the purE gene encoding 5-(carboxyamino)imidazole ribonucleotide mutase, with the protein MFVRIIMGSSSDVEIARKVTSNLSKFEIPYQVSVISAHRALDDLQALVGQNDADLYIGIAGKATHLPGVIAGMTVKPVIGVPVKSSTLSGLDALLSIVQMPKGVPVATVALDGGENAAVLAVQILAVADQALTEKLNDYKKELSGGVRDMNNEAAIQAL; encoded by the coding sequence ATGTTCGTTAGAATTATTATGGGTAGTTCAAGTGATGTTGAAATCGCCCGCAAAGTAACTAGTAACCTAAGTAAATTTGAAATTCCTTACCAAGTATCTGTGATTTCTGCTCACCGCGCTTTAGATGATCTACAAGCCTTAGTTGGACAAAATGACGCTGACCTTTATATCGGTATTGCCGGTAAAGCGACACATTTACCAGGGGTGATTGCTGGCATGACGGTAAAACCAGTAATCGGTGTACCGGTTAAATCATCTACCTTGTCAGGTTTAGATGCCTTATTATCTATCGTTCAAATGCCAAAAGGTGTCCCAGTTGCGACTGTGGCCCTTGATGGTGGGGAAAACGCGGCTGTTTTAGCCGTACAAATATTAGCAGTAGCAGACCAAGCTTTAACAGAAAAATTAAACGACTATAAAAAAGAGTTAAGCGGTGGTGTTCGCGATATGAACAACGAAGCAGCGATTCAAGCGTTGTAG
- a CDS encoding phosphoribosylformylglycinamidine synthase, whose amino-acid sequence MQVITKNNAQFDVEGQKYTKEALEFLNFAADTEIAFYNLYQFEGASEATLEAVQKALFDTEKLTFIEEIPSADYTFRYRQVTGQYNEHEQMMTEMIQHVLGFEEVKVFHSKVVTLNNVTPDQGQIFENYFINPVENTVIAMDEPPFEIYPSSTEELEEVVGFTEMSEADLVDLSQKFSMDLDDLRFCQEYFKSENRNPNLTELKVIDTYWSDHCRHTTFNTQIDIVTIDAGRYEPLFKAALNDYLEKRAQLGRSERPITLMDLGTIQSRYLRENGILDNVEISPEVNACALEIKVDVDGTEEDWILYFKNETHNHPTEIEPFGGASTCVGGGVRDPLSGRSWVYQGMRISGAKDPNLPLEATHPEKLPQRTITKRALEGNSDYANQIGLTGGYAEEIYHPGYEAKRLETGALISAAPKENIVREEPVATDKIILLGGRTGRDGLGAAVGSSQIQTEQSLENAGAEVQKGAAAIERKITRLFRRGEATRLIKRCNDFGAGGISVAVGELADGLDIQLDDVPVKYPGMHGGEIALSESQERMAVVVAEKDIEAFLQYCEEEDVESTIIAEVTDNDRMQMTWSGKQIIDLSRAFLDSNGAAKHANATLLQPKTLFQNDVKAGTVWDEASLKAYMSTLNRASQKAMAEQFDGSIGRASVLFPFGGKYRATPELGMVSKLPVAGGKTTTTSGMAYGFDPYLSEQSPFHGAFYSVIESVSRMVALGFDYKDLRLSFQEFFENLQNDPERWGKPVLSLLGANLAMSGLNLASIGGKDSMSGTFDDIDVPPTLLSFAVAQGHVDQVVSRAFKQVGSTVVLVENPLDRDWTIDLDQEKAIYETIHQLAKGDALLAASTVGFNGMLKDLIEMSYGNGISVAVSEDFTNRLAEPMMGAFLLELAGDPKDLLGDIPYQVVGQTQADTIQIAGQDYAVKAIEAASNEVFASVFDQIETADRQTPKIVAGNSFACPNSSLGQTATPVKALIPVLYGTNGEYDLQFALEEAGFDCQVMVIADSSNAKFEQSIQTLLEKLKETQLLALPNGSIFGNQTDEQGRAWELILNRPDVSQAIDAHLKADRLIIGSGSAFSALIRTGLIEFGQVTGHSAIRVLPNKNGKFVSDLTTGRVVSEKSAFTTGRANKTYTAPLATAFGRVVLGEAAEKIKANGQVIAAFDTYFAEENIDGLASPNGLVFGTISSFERSGQDLYQNVPSQGGNPFLTEAFAYLNAK is encoded by the coding sequence ATGCAAGTTATTACAAAAAATAACGCCCAATTCGATGTTGAAGGTCAAAAATACACTAAAGAGGCCTTAGAATTTTTAAATTTTGCTGCGGATACTGAAATTGCTTTCTACAATCTTTACCAATTTGAGGGGGCTTCTGAAGCTACCCTTGAAGCGGTCCAAAAAGCCTTATTCGATACTGAAAAATTAACTTTTATCGAAGAAATCCCGAGCGCTGACTACACTTTCCGCTACCGCCAAGTGACTGGTCAATACAATGAACATGAGCAAATGATGACGGAAATGATCCAACATGTGCTTGGATTTGAAGAAGTCAAAGTTTTCCATTCTAAAGTCGTGACTTTAAACAATGTCACACCAGACCAAGGGCAAATTTTTGAAAATTACTTCATCAATCCGGTTGAAAATACCGTCATTGCCATGGATGAACCCCCATTTGAAATTTACCCTTCATCTACTGAAGAACTTGAGGAAGTTGTTGGTTTCACCGAAATGTCTGAAGCTGATTTAGTTGACCTATCTCAAAAATTCTCCATGGATTTAGATGACTTGCGATTTTGCCAAGAATATTTTAAATCTGAAAACCGTAATCCCAATTTAACTGAGTTGAAAGTCATTGATACATACTGGTCAGACCACTGTCGTCACACCACTTTCAACACCCAAATCGATATCGTCACCATCGATGCCGGTCGCTACGAACCCTTATTCAAGGCAGCTTTAAATGATTATTTAGAGAAAAGAGCACAACTTGGCCGTTCTGAACGTCCTATCACCTTGATGGACCTAGGAACAATTCAAAGCCGTTACTTACGGGAAAATGGCATCCTTGACAATGTTGAGATTTCACCTGAAGTGAATGCTTGTGCTTTAGAAATTAAGGTAGACGTTGATGGCACTGAAGAAGATTGGATCCTTTACTTTAAAAATGAAACCCATAACCACCCCACAGAAATCGAACCATTTGGTGGTGCGTCTACTTGTGTTGGTGGAGGGGTTCGTGATCCATTATCTGGTAGAAGTTGGGTATACCAAGGGATGCGGATTTCGGGGGCTAAAGACCCTAATCTACCACTTGAGGCCACTCATCCTGAAAAGTTACCGCAAAGAACTATTACGAAACGTGCCTTAGAAGGTAATAGCGATTACGCCAACCAAATCGGTTTAACGGGTGGTTATGCTGAAGAAATTTACCATCCTGGTTATGAAGCTAAACGTTTGGAAACAGGGGCTTTAATTTCAGCGGCACCAAAAGAAAATATCGTCCGCGAAGAACCTGTCGCAACTGACAAAATCATCTTATTAGGTGGCCGGACTGGTCGTGACGGTTTGGGTGCAGCCGTTGGGTCATCGCAAATTCAAACCGAACAATCTCTTGAAAATGCAGGTGCTGAAGTACAAAAAGGGGCCGCAGCCATTGAAAGAAAAATTACCCGTTTATTTAGACGCGGTGAAGCAACACGTTTAATTAAACGTTGTAACGACTTTGGTGCTGGTGGGATTTCTGTTGCTGTTGGTGAGCTTGCAGACGGATTGGATATTCAACTGGATGATGTGCCGGTGAAATACCCTGGTATGCATGGTGGTGAAATTGCCCTTTCTGAATCGCAAGAACGTATGGCTGTTGTGGTTGCTGAGAAAGACATTGAAGCCTTTTTACAATACTGCGAAGAGGAAGATGTTGAGTCGACGATTATTGCTGAAGTGACTGATAATGACCGGATGCAAATGACTTGGTCAGGTAAGCAAATCATTGATTTATCAAGAGCCTTCTTAGATTCAAATGGGGCGGCTAAACACGCGAATGCAACCTTACTACAACCAAAAACCCTTTTCCAAAATGATGTGAAAGCAGGGACAGTCTGGGATGAAGCGTCATTAAAAGCTTATATGTCAACCTTAAATAGAGCAAGCCAGAAGGCTATGGCGGAACAGTTTGACGGTTCGATTGGTCGTGCGTCTGTACTCTTCCCATTCGGTGGTAAATACCGGGCAACGCCTGAATTAGGTATGGTCTCAAAATTACCAGTTGCTGGTGGTAAAACGACCACAACGTCTGGTATGGCCTACGGATTTGACCCTTACTTATCAGAACAATCACCGTTCCACGGGGCTTTCTACTCAGTGATTGAATCAGTCAGCCGCATGGTGGCCTTAGGATTTGACTATAAAGATTTACGTCTATCCTTCCAAGAATTCTTTGAAAACTTACAAAATGATCCAGAACGCTGGGGTAAACCTGTTTTATCTCTATTAGGGGCCAACTTAGCTATGTCTGGACTTAATTTAGCGAGTATCGGTGGAAAGGATTCCATGTCAGGAACCTTTGATGATATCGACGTACCGCCAACTTTACTGTCATTCGCGGTTGCGCAAGGTCACGTAGACCAAGTGGTTTCTCGTGCCTTCAAGCAAGTGGGTTCAACAGTTGTCTTAGTGGAAAACCCATTAGACCGGGACTGGACCATCGATTTAGACCAAGAAAAAGCCATCTATGAAACCATCCATCAATTGGCTAAAGGGGACGCTTTATTAGCTGCTTCGACTGTTGGTTTTAACGGGATGTTGAAAGATTTAATCGAAATGTCTTATGGAAATGGGATTTCTGTCGCTGTTTCAGAGGACTTCACCAACCGCTTGGCTGAACCAATGATGGGGGCTTTCCTTTTAGAATTAGCCGGCGATCCTAAAGACCTACTTGGGGATATTCCTTACCAAGTTGTCGGCCAAACGCAAGCGGATACCATTCAAATTGCTGGTCAAGACTACGCTGTCAAGGCGATTGAAGCTGCCTCAAATGAAGTTTTTGCTTCTGTATTTGATCAGATTGAAACTGCTGACCGCCAAACACCTAAAATTGTCGCAGGCAATAGTTTTGCATGTCCTAATAGTTCTCTTGGCCAAACAGCAACCCCGGTCAAAGCTTTGATTCCAGTTTTATACGGAACCAACGGTGAATATGACTTACAATTTGCCCTTGAAGAAGCTGGATTTGACTGTCAAGTGATGGTCATCGCCGACTCATCAAATGCCAAATTTGAGCAATCAATTCAAACGTTACTTGAAAAGTTAAAAGAGACACAATTACTGGCTTTACCAAATGGGTCAATCTTTGGTAACCAAACGGATGAACAAGGTCGTGCTTGGGAATTGATCCTTAACAGACCAGATGTCAGCCAAGCTATTGACGCTCATCTAAAAGCCGATCGCTTGATTATCGGGTCTGGATCTGCTTTTTCAGCCTTAATCCGCACTGGTTTAATTGAATTTGGCCAAGTGACTGGTCATTCAGCAATTCGTGTTTTACCAAATAAAAACGGCAAGTTTGTGTCTGATTTGACTACTGGCCGTGTGGTTTCTGAAAAATCAGCCTTTACCACTGGTCGAGCTAACAAAACCTATACCGCACCGCTTGCAACAGCATTTGGTCGCGTTGTATTAGGAGAAGCAGCAGAAAAAATCAAAGCTAATGGTCAAGTGATTGCTGCTTTTGATACTTATTTTGCAGAAGAAAATATTGACGGCTTAGCTAGTCCAAACGGTTTAGTCTTTGGGACCATCTCTTCATTTGAGAGAAGTGGCCAAGACCTCTACCAAAACGTGCCAAGTCAAGGTGGAAATCCATTCTTAACTGAAGCTTTTGCGTATTTAAACGCCAAATAG
- a CDS encoding phosphoribosylaminoimidazolesuccinocarboxamide synthase: MLIYSGKTKNLYQDDNGQYYFQFKDDVTGKDGVFDPGENQVGATIEGSGHSNVVLSTYFFELFKEKNIPTHYISSNTEENTMQIEKASVFGEGLEVICRFKAVGSFIRRYGSYIESGAPLDAYVEFTLKDDDRQDPLITQDALEQLNILKAGEYDQLKKLTQDISLVIKEALAEKGLELYDIKLEFGRLDNSDDIVLIDEVAGGNMRVYKGDEYIEPLALVHYFE, translated from the coding sequence ATGCTTATTTATTCAGGTAAGACGAAAAACTTATACCAAGATGATAACGGCCAATATTATTTCCAATTTAAAGACGATGTTACGGGTAAAGATGGGGTATTTGACCCAGGTGAAAACCAAGTAGGGGCAACGATTGAAGGGTCAGGCCACTCTAATGTTGTGCTTTCAACATACTTTTTTGAATTATTTAAAGAAAAGAATATTCCAACGCATTATATTTCTTCAAATACTGAAGAAAACACCATGCAGATTGAAAAAGCCTCTGTATTTGGTGAAGGGTTAGAAGTCATTTGTCGTTTTAAAGCTGTTGGTAGCTTTATCAGACGTTACGGGTCTTACATTGAATCAGGTGCACCACTTGATGCCTACGTAGAGTTCACTTTAAAAGATGATGACCGACAAGATCCCTTGATTACCCAAGATGCCTTAGAGCAATTAAATATTTTAAAAGCTGGCGAATATGACCAATTGAAAAAATTAACCCAAGATATTTCCCTAGTTATCAAAGAAGCATTAGCCGAAAAAGGCCTAGAATTATATGACATCAAATTAGAATTTGGTCGCTTAGACAATTCTGATGACATTGTCTTAATTGATGAAGTTGCAGGGGGCAACATGCGTGTCTATAAAGGTGATGAATACATCGAACCTTTAGCACTTGTGCATTACTTTGAATAA